TACGGGATGGTCGAGAAAGACAAAGAATTTGCTGCCAGCGAGTATTTTACCCAGATGGTTTGGTTGCGCCATGAGAACGATGATATTTATGATCCTTCGTATGCCGATATGCTGCGAGTGGCTTTTACGACCGAGTTTAAGCGCGGCCGACTGGAAGACCTGGTAGCGCTGTTATCTGGTCGGAATTTCGAAACCAAGCAGTATGAGGAGCGCATTGTGGAGGATTCCTTCGAACGTTTAAAAAAAGGCGTAAAAAGCTTTATGAAAGAGACGAATTTTAAGAACTTCGTCATGATAATACGCTCTGCCGGGTTTGTGGATGCCTCTATGATTGGCTCACAGAACGCCCTTAATTTTGCCTACATCTTATACCTGACGCTGCTTGATATGGGAATGCCTAAAGCAGACATCGAGCGCTACGTCCGGCGCTGGTTTGTTATGTCTATCCTTACTGGGCGCTATTCGGGATCCCCTGAGACTACGTTTGACCACGATATTCGCCAGATCCATGCCCAAGGCATCGCGTCATACGCCGACAACCTGATTCGAGGAGAACTTTCAGACGCTTTTTGGGATGTCTCACTTCCCCAAGCCATGGATACTTCTTCAGCATCTAGCCCTTATTTCCGTTTGTTCCTAGCTGCTCAGGTAAAAATGAACGACCTTGGCTTTCTTTCGCGAGACATAACTGTGCAGGACCTGATCAAAGTGAAGTCGGATGTGCATCATGTTTTTCCTCGCGAATACTTGAAGCAGCAAGGGTTTACTCGCGGGCAGTACAACCAGATCGCCAACTACGTCGTTACCCAAAGTGAAATCAACATAGCAATCGGCAAGAAGGAGCCGAGAGTGTACTTCGAACAGCTGCTGAAACAGTGTCAGGGCGGGCCCAGACTTTACGGCAACATAACCGACCTTGATACCCTGCGAGAAAACCTCCGCATGCATTGCATCCCGGACGGCGTCGAGCACATGACGGTGAAAGACTACCCGGATTTTCTGACAGAACGTCGCCGGCTAATGGCTCAGAAGATTAGGGCCTACTTTGAGGCGCTGTGAGCAGGGAATCAACACTAGCAATTGAGCCACGAGCTCACGGCGATTGGCCTGCAAACAGCAGGCACATTGGCTTTTGACCGTCGTTTAGCGACTCGCGAAGCGAGTCTGGACGACACATCTCTCGTAAACGGCTCGATGGCGGAGCTTGTAGAAGGAGCGCTCGAAGCAGGCA
The sequence above is drawn from the Syntrophothermus lipocalidus DSM 12680 genome and encodes:
- a CDS encoding GmrSD restriction endonuclease domain-containing protein, which produces MPTQRYSVTQPHIETLFAWIKSGEIAIPEIQRPFVWVPVKVRNLLDSLYNGYPVGYLIAWRNPDVKLKDGTLSSGKRILIDGQQRVTALMAALLGQEVVNKDYRKVRIRIAFHPAEERFEVLNSAIAKDAAWIPDIAAVFDPHTSIFGLVNTYCDKNPGTDKDEIFRSIERLRGITSNQIGLIELDSDLDIETVTEIFIRVNSEGVPLGQADFAMSKIAVNETYGGSLLRKAIDYFCHLARAPEFYGMVEKDKEFAASEYFTQMVWLRHENDDIYDPSYADMLRVAFTTEFKRGRLEDLVALLSGRNFETKQYEERIVEDSFERLKKGVKSFMKETNFKNFVMIIRSAGFVDASMIGSQNALNFAYILYLTLLDMGMPKADIERYVRRWFVMSILTGRYSGSPETTFDHDIRQIHAQGIASYADNLIRGELSDAFWDVSLPQAMDTSSASSPYFRLFLAAQVKMNDLGFLSRDITVQDLIKVKSDVHHVFPREYLKQQGFTRGQYNQIANYVVTQSEINIAIGKKEPRVYFEQLLKQCQGGPRLYGNITDLDTLRENLRMHCIPDGVEHMTVKDYPDFLTERRRLMAQKIRAYFEAL